One segment of Cyprinus carpio isolate SPL01 chromosome B20, ASM1834038v1, whole genome shotgun sequence DNA contains the following:
- the LOC109105360 gene encoding saccharopine dehydrogenase-like oxidoreductase isoform X2 yields MATLTTSSKRPYHIIVFGATGFTGQFVVEEVARTCNEGPGGTLQWAVAGRNRDRLEKTLVQAADALRKPELKCVEVIVVDVAEPESLAIMCKQGIIVLNCVGPYRFYGEPVVKACIENGAHCIDICGEPQFLEGIQLKYHSKAQENDVYIIGSCGFDSVPADMGILYTQVHFKGTLTAVESFLTINTGPEGGCGHDATWQSAIFGFADSASLKRIRRKFGHKPLPAVGARIKKRGALFFSKEIEQYAIPFMGSDPSVVRRTQRYLHEEHKHSPVQYMAYVGIGGLFSVLKTLFAGVVFWFMVKFSLGRGLLTEFPEFFSFGLFSKTGPTRKQMDGTSFCLRFMGEGYTTGQDPSQGKPNATISTEITGPEPGYITTPITMVQAAITLLNEHHCLPNKCCPWRWC; encoded by the exons ATGGCGACGCTCACAACGTCAAGCAAAAGGCCGTACCATATCATTGTGTTCGGAGCGACCGGTTTTACCGGCCAGTTTGTAGTGGAGGAGGTTGCGCGGACTTGTAACGAGGGTCCAGGAGGGACGTTACAATGGGCTGTAGCCGGACGAAACCGCGACCGACTGGAAAAAACACTCGTTCAGGCAGCTGACGCTCTGC GTAAACCAGAGCTGAAGTGTGTGGAGGTTATTGTAGTAGATGTAGCTGAGCCGGAGTCGTTGGCCATCATGTGCAAACAAGGAATCATTGTGCTCAACTGCGTGGGACCA TACAGATTCTACGGAGAGCCCGTGGTGAAGGCCTGCATAGAGAATGGGGCCCACTGCATTGATATCTGTGGAGAACCACAG tttttagaggGGATACAGCTGAAGTACCACAGTAAAGCTCAGGAGAATGATGTGTATATCATTGGAAGCTGTGGGTTTGATTCAGTACCAGCAGATATGGGCATCCTTTATACACAGGTTCACTTCAAAG GAACGCTCACTGCTGTGGAGAGCTTCTTAACCATCAACACGGGACCTGAG GGAGGATGTGGCCATGATGCAACGTGGCAGTCAGCCATCTTTGGCTTTGCTGACAGTGCCAGTCTCAAAAGAATAAGGAGGAAGTTTGGGCATAAACCTCTTCCAGCTGTTGGCGCTAGAATTAAAAAGAG GGGAGCGCTGTTCTTCAGTAAGGAGATTGAGCAGTATGCCATTCCCTTCATGGGCTCAGATCCGTCTGTGGTGCGACGGACTCAGCGATATCTGCATGAGGAACATAAACACAGCCCT GTTCAGTATATGGCATATGTAGGTATTGGTGGTCTCTTCTCCGTGCTGAAGACCCTCTTTGCAGGTGTCGTCTTCTGGTTCATGGTCAAATTTAGTCTTGGCAGGGGATTGCTTACTGAG tttccAGAATTTTTCTCATTTGGATTGTTTTCCAAGACGGGACCAACAAGAAAGCAG ATGGATGGAACCTCTTTCTGCCTGAGGTTCATGGGGGAGGGCTACACGACTGGTCAGGACCCCTCTCAGGGCAAACCAAATGCCACAATCAGCACTGAAATAACAGGACCAG AGCCAGGATACATCACAACACCAATAACCATGGTGCAGGCAGCTATAACACTGCTTAACGAACATCACTGTCTCCCTAATAA GTGCTGTCCATGGCGGTGGTGCTGA
- the LOC109112601 gene encoding synaptosomal-associated protein 25-A-like isoform X1, whose amino-acid sequence MAEDADMRNELSDMQQSADQLADESLESTRRMLQLVEESKDAGIRTLVMLDEQGEQLERIEEGMDQINKDMKDAEKNLNDLGKFCGLCSCPCNKMKSGASKAWGNNQDGVVASQPARVVDEREQMAISGGFIRRVTDDARENEMDENLEQVGGIIGNLRHMALDMGNEIDTQNRQIDRIMEKADSNKTRIDEANQRATKMLGSG is encoded by the exons ATGGCAGAAGATGCGGATATGCGCAATGAGCTCTCTGACATGCAGCAAAGTGCAGACCAGCTGGCCGATGAG TCACTGGAGAGCACCCGCCGTATGCTGCAGCTTGTGGAAGAG AGTAAAGATGCTGGTATCAGGACTTTGGTTATGTTGGATGAGCAGGGAG AGCAACTGGAACGCATCGAGGAGGGAATGGACCAAATCAATAAGGACATGAAGGATGCAGAAAAGAATTTGAACGATCTAGGAAAATTCTGTGGTCTTTGTTCCTGTCCATGTAACAA AATGAAGAGCGGAGCCAGCAAGGCCTGGGGAAACAACCAGGACGGAGTGGTTGCAAGCCAACCCGCCCGCGTGGTGGATGAGCGCGAACAGATGGCCATCAGCGGAGGCTTCATCCGCAG GGTAACAGATGACGCCAGGGAAAATGAGATGGATGAGAACTTAGAACAGGTGGGAGGCATCATTGGTAACCTGCGCCACATGGCCCTTGATATGGGCAACGAGATTGACACCCAGAACCGCCAGATCGACAGGATCATGGAGAAG GCTGATTCCAACAAGACCAGGATTGATGAAGCCAACCAGAGGGCCACAAAGATGCTCGGCAGTGGCTAA
- the LOC109112601 gene encoding synaptosomal-associated protein 25-A-like isoform X2, producing the protein MAEDADMRNELSDMQQSADQLADESLESTRRMLQLVEESKDAGIRTLVMLDEQGEQLDRVEDGMNHINQDMKEAEKNLKDLGKCCGLFICPCNKMKSGASKAWGNNQDGVVASQPARVVDEREQMAISGGFIRRVTDDARENEMDENLEQVGGIIGNLRHMALDMGNEIDTQNRQIDRIMEKADSNKTRIDEANQRATKMLGSG; encoded by the exons ATGGCAGAAGATGCGGATATGCGCAATGAGCTCTCTGACATGCAGCAAAGTGCAGACCAGCTGGCCGATGAG TCACTGGAGAGCACCCGCCGTATGCTGCAGCTTGTGGAAGAG AGTAAAGATGCTGGTATCAGGACTTTGGTTATGTTGGATGAGCAGGGAG AACAACTCGATCGTGTTGAAGATGGCATGAACCATATCAACCAAGACATGAAGGAGGCtgagaaaaatttaaaagatttaggGAAATGCTGTGGCCTTTTCATATGTCCGTGTAACAA AATGAAGAGCGGAGCCAGCAAGGCCTGGGGAAACAACCAGGACGGAGTGGTTGCAAGCCAACCCGCCCGCGTGGTGGATGAGCGCGAACAGATGGCCATCAGCGGAGGCTTCATCCGCAG GGTAACAGATGACGCCAGGGAAAATGAGATGGATGAGAACTTAGAACAGGTGGGAGGCATCATTGGTAACCTGCGCCACATGGCCCTTGATATGGGCAACGAGATTGACACCCAGAACCGCCAGATCGACAGGATCATGGAGAAG GCTGATTCCAACAAGACCAGGATTGATGAAGCCAACCAGAGGGCCACAAAGATGCTCGGCAGTGGCTAA
- the LOC109105360 gene encoding saccharopine dehydrogenase-like oxidoreductase isoform X1: protein MATLTTSSKRPYHIIVFGATGFTGQFVVEEVARTCNEGPGGTLQWAVAGRNRDRLEKTLVQAADALRKPELKCVEVIVVDVAEPESLAIMCKQGIIVLNCVGPYRFYGEPVVKACIENGAHCIDICGEPQFLEGIQLKYHSKAQENDVYIIGSCGFDSVPADMGILYTQVHFKGTLTAVESFLTINTGPEGGCGHDATWQSAIFGFADSASLKRIRRKFGHKPLPAVGARIKKRGALFFSKEIEQYAIPFMGSDPSVVRRTQRYLHEEHKHSPVQYMAYVGIGGLFSVLKTLFAGVVFWFMVKFSLGRGLLTEFPEFFSFGLFSKTGPTRKQMDGTSFCLRFMGEGYTTGQDPSQGKPNATISTEITGPEPGYITTPITMVQAAITLLNEHHCLPNKGGVYTPGSAFARTTLIDRLNKHGIQFSLKNGQ, encoded by the exons ATGGCGACGCTCACAACGTCAAGCAAAAGGCCGTACCATATCATTGTGTTCGGAGCGACCGGTTTTACCGGCCAGTTTGTAGTGGAGGAGGTTGCGCGGACTTGTAACGAGGGTCCAGGAGGGACGTTACAATGGGCTGTAGCCGGACGAAACCGCGACCGACTGGAAAAAACACTCGTTCAGGCAGCTGACGCTCTGC GTAAACCAGAGCTGAAGTGTGTGGAGGTTATTGTAGTAGATGTAGCTGAGCCGGAGTCGTTGGCCATCATGTGCAAACAAGGAATCATTGTGCTCAACTGCGTGGGACCA TACAGATTCTACGGAGAGCCCGTGGTGAAGGCCTGCATAGAGAATGGGGCCCACTGCATTGATATCTGTGGAGAACCACAG tttttagaggGGATACAGCTGAAGTACCACAGTAAAGCTCAGGAGAATGATGTGTATATCATTGGAAGCTGTGGGTTTGATTCAGTACCAGCAGATATGGGCATCCTTTATACACAGGTTCACTTCAAAG GAACGCTCACTGCTGTGGAGAGCTTCTTAACCATCAACACGGGACCTGAG GGAGGATGTGGCCATGATGCAACGTGGCAGTCAGCCATCTTTGGCTTTGCTGACAGTGCCAGTCTCAAAAGAATAAGGAGGAAGTTTGGGCATAAACCTCTTCCAGCTGTTGGCGCTAGAATTAAAAAGAG GGGAGCGCTGTTCTTCAGTAAGGAGATTGAGCAGTATGCCATTCCCTTCATGGGCTCAGATCCGTCTGTGGTGCGACGGACTCAGCGATATCTGCATGAGGAACATAAACACAGCCCT GTTCAGTATATGGCATATGTAGGTATTGGTGGTCTCTTCTCCGTGCTGAAGACCCTCTTTGCAGGTGTCGTCTTCTGGTTCATGGTCAAATTTAGTCTTGGCAGGGGATTGCTTACTGAG tttccAGAATTTTTCTCATTTGGATTGTTTTCCAAGACGGGACCAACAAGAAAGCAG ATGGATGGAACCTCTTTCTGCCTGAGGTTCATGGGGGAGGGCTACACGACTGGTCAGGACCCCTCTCAGGGCAAACCAAATGCCACAATCAGCACTGAAATAACAGGACCAG AGCCAGGATACATCACAACACCAATAACCATGGTGCAGGCAGCTATAACACTGCTTAACGAACATCACTGTCTCCCTAATAA GGGTGGTGTGTACACTCCAGGGTCAGCGTTTGCAAGAACCACCCTAATCGACCGTCTGAACAAACACGGAATCCAGTTCTCACTGAAGAACGGACAATAG